A single region of the Triticum dicoccoides isolate Atlit2015 ecotype Zavitan chromosome 2B, WEW_v2.0, whole genome shotgun sequence genome encodes:
- the LOC119367592 gene encoding homeobox-leucine zipper protein HOX14-like, with amino-acid sequence MDKQQVFGSSYVDMPFFAANGAATAQGESRPRARRRRRRAARCGRGDGDGGEMDGGGDLKKRRLTDEQVHGLELSFREERKLETGRKVHLAAELGLDPKQVAVWFQNRRARHKSKLMEEEFAKLKHAHDAAILHKCHLENEVLRLKERLGATEEEVRRLRSAAGSHGASGDGGDAAGAVGACGGSPSSSFSTGTCQQHPGFSGADVLGPDDDLMMCVPEYCGYADSSVVEWFSLYGLI; translated from the exons ATGGACAAGCAGCAGGTCTTTGGTTCCTCCTACGTGGACATGCCTTTCTTCGCGGCCAATG GTGCAGCCACGGCACAGGGGGAGAGCCGGCCGAGGGCGCGGCGCAGGAGGCGGAGGGCCGCGAGGTGCGGCAGAGGGGACGGTGACGGCGGGGAGATGGACGGGGGAGGGGACCTCAAGAAGCGGCGGCTGACCGACGAGCAGGTGCACGGTCTGGAGCTGAGCTTCCGGGAGGAGCGCAAGCTGGAGACCGGCCGGAAGGTTCATCTCGCTGCCGAGCTCGGGCTCGATCCCAAGCAAGTCGCGGTGTGGTTCCAGAACCGCCGGGCGCGACACAAGAGCAAGCTTATGGAGGAGGAGTTCGCCAAGCTCAAGCACGCCCACGACGCGGCCATCCTCCACAAATGCCACCTCGAGAACGAG GTGCTGAGGCTGAAGGAGAGGCTGGGAGCGACCGAGGAGGAGGTGCGACGCCTCAGGTCGGCAGCTGGGAGCCACGGAGCATCCGGCGACGGCGGAGACGCCGCTGGCGCCGTTGGCGCGTGTGGCGGGAGCCCGAGCTCGTCCTTCTCGACGGGAACCTGCCAGCAGCATCCGGGTTTCAGCGGCGCAGACGTGCTGGGGCCGGACGATGACCTGATGATGTGCGTCCCCGAGTATTGTGGCTACGCCGATAGCAGCGTGGTCGAGTGGTTTAGCCTGTATGGGCTAATTTGA